One window of the Triticum dicoccoides isolate Atlit2015 ecotype Zavitan chromosome 3B, WEW_v2.0, whole genome shotgun sequence genome contains the following:
- the LOC119277675 gene encoding uncharacterized protein LOC119277675, which yields MLKFLDVNAHLPPTQAKILLEIRILVLHICISKKLARYCKSDIFLLACGKTSSHSVMLVSLIEDGHPSSSWFMGLRSVRNPWYGSILRPLLRGLDVEGGREVVICRGEGDGGGGLQLLLKGRRRGGAEMRGYFCLFHHAVFLSWFTLKKAVFLYQWGDITLLFTSTGNGTLNNLATDTLWSTIIIMCAFWIYWMSECNAN from the exons ATGCTTAAATTCCTGGATGTAAACGCACACTTGCCTCCTACACAGGCCAAAATACTATTGGAG ATAAGGATACTTGTTTTGCATATTTGCATCTCGAAGAAGCTTGCCCGCTATTGTAAGTCTGACATTTTCTTG CTTGCTTGTGGAAAAACTAGTTCTCATTCAGTTATGCTTGTCAGTCTGATAGAAGATGGACACCCCTCTTCAAGTTGGTTTATGGGCTTGCGGAGTGTGAGAA ACCCCTGGTATGGCTCCATCCTTCGTCCCTTGCTCCGTGGCCTGGATGTCGAGGGAGGGCGAGAGGTGGTGATATGTAGGGGTGAGGGAGATGGAGGCGGTGGCCTGCAGCTCCTATTGAAGGGGCGGAGAAGAGGGGGTGCGGAGATGAGAGGCTATTTTTGTTTATTCCATCATGCAGTATTTCTGAGTTGGTTCACTCTGAAAAAAG CAGTTTTTCTGTACCAATGGGGTGACATTACACTACTCTTCACTTCCACAGGCAATGGAACACTAAATAACCTGGCAACGGATACCCTGTGGTCTACCATTATAATTATGTGTGCATTTTGGATCTATTGGATGTCTGAATGTAATGCTAATTGA